In one Chitinophaga sancti genomic region, the following are encoded:
- a CDS encoding DUF7935 family protein codes for MSNISTQSMLFVVLGIGILTILYMTLRDMFLKPKDKEAAPVATAPVSEKRSSDAAVLPLQLQAYERMALLVDRINLQNLISRVYQPGLGATDMQVGLIHTIKAEFDHNVTQQIYVSAAAWEAVKTLKEQTITIINQVASQLPAEASAMDLNKHILEIFLQAEQSPAEITAQIVNAEARKLF; via the coding sequence ATGAGTAATATCTCAACTCAAAGCATGCTTTTCGTTGTATTAGGCATCGGCATCTTAACTATTCTATATATGACCTTAAGGGATATGTTCCTAAAACCTAAAGACAAGGAGGCAGCACCTGTCGCCACTGCTCCTGTTTCAGAAAAGCGCAGCAGCGATGCGGCTGTCCTTCCCCTGCAATTACAAGCCTATGAAAGAATGGCATTGCTGGTAGACCGTATTAACCTGCAAAACCTGATCAGCCGTGTATATCAGCCGGGTCTGGGTGCTACAGACATGCAGGTTGGCCTGATCCACACGATCAAAGCTGAATTTGACCATAACGTTACGCAGCAGATCTACGTCTCTGCAGCGGCATGGGAAGCGGTGAAAACACTGAAAGAACAAACGATCACGATCATCAACCAGGTAGCCAGCCAGCTCCCTGCTGAGGCATCTGCGATGGATCTCAATAAACATATTCTGGAAATATTCCTCCAGGCGGAACAATCACCTGCCGAAATCACTGCGCAGATTGTGAATGCTGAAGCCCGCAAATTATTCTAG
- a CDS encoding class I SAM-dependent methyltransferase, which produces MSFIYHKTCPVCGAATSHKALTAKDHTVSKETFDIIHCGHCSVRYTQNVPDNANIGRYYQSQEYISHSETRQGLINRLYHSVRKITLRSKQNWVKAATGLKQGSILDIGCGTGSFLHFMQQGGWQITGVEPDETARQNAKTLYNIEPRPSEDLYALPAGQFDAITMWHVLEHVHTLHDYIRHIRTLLKPEGALLIAVPNYTSSDAEHYGENWAAYDVPRHLYHFSPASMEVLLKQHKIRVVKKHPMVFDGFYVSLLSEKYKHGGNGLFKGFWNGFISWRKGLKDVDRCSSVVYECKAE; this is translated from the coding sequence ATGTCTTTTATCTACCATAAAACCTGTCCGGTATGTGGAGCCGCAACTTCACATAAAGCACTGACAGCCAAAGATCACACTGTTTCTAAAGAAACCTTTGATATCATACATTGCGGACATTGCAGCGTACGTTACACACAAAACGTTCCTGACAATGCCAACATCGGCCGCTATTATCAATCGCAGGAATATATCTCCCACTCAGAAACCCGCCAGGGTCTCATCAACCGTTTATACCACAGCGTGAGGAAAATCACCCTGCGCAGTAAACAAAACTGGGTTAAGGCAGCAACCGGGCTTAAACAGGGTTCCATCCTCGACATTGGTTGTGGTACGGGTTCCTTCCTTCACTTCATGCAACAGGGCGGCTGGCAGATCACAGGTGTGGAGCCCGATGAAACTGCCCGTCAGAATGCAAAGACATTATACAACATCGAACCCCGGCCATCAGAAGATCTCTACGCATTGCCTGCCGGACAATTCGATGCCATCACCATGTGGCATGTACTGGAACATGTACATACCTTACATGATTATATCCGTCATATCCGTACCTTATTAAAACCGGAAGGCGCACTGCTCATTGCAGTACCTAACTACACTTCTTCTGACGCGGAGCATTATGGAGAAAACTGGGCAGCATATGATGTACCACGTCACCTTTATCACTTCTCTCCTGCTTCTATGGAGGTATTGCTGAAACAGCATAAGATCAGGGTTGTGAAAAAACATCCAATGGTGTTTGATGGGTTTTATGTAAGTCTGCTGAGTGAGAAATATAAGCATGGCGGAAATGGCCTGTTTAAAGGCTTCTGGAATGGGTTCATTTCATGGAGGAAAGGCCTGAAAGATGTGGACAGATGTAGTTCTGTCGTATATGAATGTAAAGCAGAATAA
- the lpdA gene encoding dihydrolipoyl dehydrogenase, with amino-acid sequence MAYDVIVIGSGPGGYVAAIRASQLGFKTAIVERENLGGICLNWGCIPTKALLKSAQVLEYIQHAKAYGINAGESSADFDAVIKRSRGVADKMSKGVQFLMKKNKIDVLLGTGKLKAKGQVEVTDKDGKAVVHDAKYIVLATGARARELPNLKIDGKKVIGYREAMVLPKQPKSMIVVGSGAIGVEFAYFYATLGTKVTIVEFMPRIVPVEDEDISKELEKIYKKKGIEIMTNASVEAVEANGDGVKAKVKTATGEISLEADVVLSAVGIQANIENLGLEALGIKTDKGRVLVDKYYQTNVPGVFAIGDMVPGQALAHVASKEGIVCIEAIGYNEKKYAHKPEPIDYMNIPGCTYCAPEIASVGYTEKAAKEAGYEVKVGKFPFSASGKATAAGANEGFIKVIFDAKYGEWLGTHMIGANVTEIIAQTVTARKLETTYQEVLDSIHPHPTMSESVKDAIEVAYGEAIHL; translated from the coding sequence ATGGCATACGACGTAATCGTAATTGGTAGTGGCCCCGGCGGATATGTGGCTGCTATCCGTGCTTCTCAGCTGGGATTTAAGACGGCAATCGTTGAAAGGGAGAACCTGGGCGGTATTTGCTTGAACTGGGGTTGTATCCCTACTAAAGCATTGTTAAAGTCTGCACAGGTATTGGAATACATACAGCATGCCAAGGCCTATGGAATCAACGCAGGAGAAAGCAGCGCTGATTTTGATGCAGTTATCAAGCGCAGCCGTGGTGTTGCAGACAAGATGAGCAAGGGAGTGCAGTTCCTGATGAAGAAAAACAAAATTGATGTTCTGCTGGGTACCGGTAAGCTGAAAGCTAAAGGTCAGGTAGAAGTTACAGATAAGGACGGTAAAGCTGTAGTACACGACGCTAAGTACATCGTACTGGCAACTGGTGCTCGTGCCCGCGAACTGCCTAACCTGAAAATTGATGGTAAGAAGGTAATCGGATACCGTGAGGCAATGGTGCTGCCTAAACAGCCTAAATCCATGATCGTAGTAGGTTCCGGCGCTATTGGCGTTGAGTTTGCTTATTTCTACGCTACCCTGGGTACTAAGGTGACCATCGTTGAATTCATGCCGCGCATCGTTCCGGTTGAAGACGAAGATATCTCTAAAGAACTGGAGAAAATCTATAAGAAGAAAGGTATCGAAATCATGACCAATGCATCTGTTGAAGCTGTAGAAGCAAACGGTGATGGCGTGAAAGCGAAAGTGAAAACTGCAACTGGTGAAATCAGCCTGGAAGCAGATGTAGTACTGAGTGCTGTTGGTATTCAGGCAAACATCGAGAACCTGGGTCTGGAAGCACTGGGCATCAAAACCGACAAGGGGCGTGTACTGGTAGATAAATACTATCAGACAAATGTTCCGGGCGTATTCGCGATCGGTGACATGGTTCCTGGTCAGGCACTGGCACACGTAGCTTCTAAGGAAGGTATCGTTTGTATCGAGGCGATCGGTTACAATGAAAAGAAATATGCTCACAAACCTGAGCCTATTGATTATATGAACATTCCTGGTTGTACTTATTGCGCACCAGAAATCGCTTCTGTAGGTTACACTGAGAAAGCAGCGAAAGAAGCTGGTTACGAAGTGAAAGTTGGTAAATTCCCATTCTCTGCATCCGGTAAAGCAACTGCTGCTGGCGCAAACGAAGGATTTATCAAGGTAATCTTCGATGCTAAGTACGGCGAATGGCTGGGTACGCATATGATCGGTGCAAACGTAACCGAAATCATTGCGCAGACAGTAACTGCACGTAAGCTGGAGACTACTTACCAGGAAGTACTGGATTCTATCCACCCACACCCAACCATGAGCGAATCTGTAAAAGATGCGATCGAGGTGGCTTACGGTGAGGCAATCCACCTGTAA
- a CDS encoding acyl-CoA mutase large subunit family protein, whose amino-acid sequence MENIIKTDAGIIIDPVYTQPVPMDELPGQFPFTRGVHATMYRDKLWTMRQYAGFSTAEASNQRYHYLLSQGVMGLSVAFDLPTQIGYDSDHAMSEGEVGKVGVAIDSLEDMERLFAGIKLEEISTSMTINATGFILLALYVALAKKQGADLHKISGTIQNDILKEYAARGTYIYPPKPSMRLITDIFAWCSTEVPKWNTISISGYHIREAGANAVQELAFTLANGKAYLKAAIEKGLAINVFARRLSFFFNAHNHLFEEVAKFRAARRMWATMTKELGATDPKAQMLRFHTQTGGSTLTAQQPHNNIVRVAVQTMAATLGGTQSLHTNGYDEALSLPTEEAARIALRTQQIVGYESGIADTVDPLAGSYYVEALTNEVEAKAWELIARIDAMGGAVSAIEQGFVQDEIARSAYLYQQEIESGEKIIVGVNKFTVKEEGTPEIFRIDDSIRQVQTERLEELRTRRDHEAVKAILQRLEAAAHTEENLMPIVVEAVETLCTLGEIADTLRKVFGEYK is encoded by the coding sequence ATGGAAAATATCATCAAAACAGATGCCGGTATTATCATAGATCCAGTATATACTCAACCGGTACCCATGGATGAGTTGCCCGGACAATTCCCATTTACCAGGGGTGTGCATGCTACCATGTACCGCGATAAACTATGGACCATGCGACAATATGCCGGATTCAGTACCGCGGAGGCCTCAAACCAGCGCTACCACTATCTGCTTAGCCAGGGGGTGATGGGGTTGAGTGTGGCCTTTGACCTGCCTACACAGATCGGATATGATTCTGATCATGCCATGTCGGAGGGAGAAGTGGGAAAGGTAGGTGTGGCCATCGATTCGCTGGAGGATATGGAAAGACTCTTTGCCGGAATTAAACTGGAGGAGATCTCTACCAGTATGACTATCAACGCAACAGGATTTATCTTACTCGCTTTGTACGTTGCTCTTGCTAAAAAACAGGGGGCCGATCTCCATAAGATATCAGGCACTATCCAGAATGATATTCTAAAGGAGTATGCTGCAAGGGGCACTTATATTTATCCGCCCAAACCTTCGATGCGCCTGATCACCGACATTTTTGCCTGGTGCAGTACCGAAGTACCCAAATGGAATACCATCTCCATTTCCGGTTATCATATCCGCGAGGCAGGTGCCAATGCGGTGCAGGAGCTGGCATTTACCCTGGCTAACGGCAAAGCCTATCTAAAAGCAGCCATTGAAAAGGGGCTGGCCATCAATGTATTTGCGCGCAGGCTATCTTTCTTTTTTAATGCGCATAATCATCTCTTTGAGGAGGTAGCGAAGTTCAGGGCTGCGAGAAGGATGTGGGCTACCATGACAAAGGAATTGGGGGCTACTGACCCGAAGGCGCAAATGCTACGCTTTCATACACAGACAGGTGGGAGTACGCTAACGGCGCAGCAGCCACATAATAATATTGTACGTGTTGCTGTGCAAACTATGGCAGCAACCCTGGGAGGCACGCAATCGCTGCACACGAATGGGTATGATGAAGCATTGTCACTGCCTACCGAGGAAGCGGCACGCATTGCCTTGCGTACCCAGCAGATTGTAGGCTACGAGAGTGGTATTGCAGATACGGTGGATCCGCTGGCAGGATCCTATTATGTAGAGGCACTGACGAACGAAGTGGAGGCAAAGGCCTGGGAGCTGATAGCGCGTATAGATGCAATGGGAGGTGCAGTGAGTGCGATAGAACAGGGTTTTGTGCAGGACGAGATAGCAAGAAGTGCTTACTTATACCAGCAGGAGATAGAAAGCGGTGAGAAGATTATTGTTGGGGTGAACAAGTTTACGGTAAAGGAAGAGGGAACACCAGAGATCTTCCGGATTGATGATAGTATCAGGCAGGTGCAAACGGAGCGGCTGGAGGAACTGCGCACACGCAGGGATCACGAAGCTGTAAAGGCTATACTACAAAGGCTGGAAGCCGCGGCCCATACAGAGGAGAACCTGATGCCGATCGTAGTGGAAGCGGTGGAAACTTTGTGTACCCTGGGTGAGATAGCGGATACACTAAGGAAGGTATTTGGTGAATATAAATAA
- a CDS encoding M57 family metalloprotease, producing the protein MRKHSFNALLCLMAGIAVATVSCKKDNVSSTKSADAISTETLAKIEALGFSAADVHKFGNDYIVEGDIRLTEEDLNAKYTGPVLRVANSEQYRTTNIVTGTPRTIKVLVASSLGSAYVAGADTAIARYNRLQLAITFTRITSGIAHITISGFNQGPSGGFITLGSSGFPTSSGNPYASILMNTNSQAYGSNPNVLYVGSVIQHEIGHCIGFRHTDYFDRSYSCGGTATNEGASSVGAIWIPGTPTGADANSWMLSCSNGGNRTFNPNDIIALNYLY; encoded by the coding sequence ATGCGTAAACATTCATTCAACGCCTTATTGTGTCTGATGGCCGGTATCGCTGTAGCCACAGTCTCCTGTAAAAAAGATAATGTAAGCAGCACTAAATCTGCTGATGCTATCTCCACTGAAACCCTTGCAAAGATCGAAGCACTGGGCTTTAGCGCCGCAGATGTTCACAAGTTCGGCAATGATTACATCGTAGAAGGTGATATCCGCCTCACTGAAGAAGACCTGAATGCTAAATACACTGGCCCTGTTCTGCGTGTAGCTAATTCAGAACAGTATCGCACTACCAACATCGTGACAGGTACCCCACGTACTATCAAAGTCCTGGTTGCAAGTAGCCTGGGTAGCGCTTATGTAGCAGGTGCTGATACTGCTATTGCCCGTTACAACCGTCTCCAACTCGCTATCACTTTCACCCGTATCACCAGCGGTATTGCACACATTACTATCTCTGGTTTTAACCAGGGCCCAAGCGGTGGTTTTATCACCCTGGGTTCTTCAGGTTTCCCAACCAGCAGCGGTAATCCTTACGCCTCTATCCTGATGAACACTAACTCTCAGGCTTATGGCAGTAATCCAAATGTACTGTATGTAGGTTCTGTAATTCAGCATGAAATCGGTCACTGTATTGGTTTCCGTCATACTGATTATTTCGATCGTTCTTATAGCTGTGGTGGTACTGCTACCAACGAAGGCGCTTCAAGCGTAGGAGCTATCTGGATTCCAGGTACGCCAACCGGTGCTGATGCAAATTCATGGATGCTGTCATGCTCCAATGGTGGTAATCGTACTTTCAACCCGAACGATATTATCGCATTAAACTACTTGTATTAA
- a CDS encoding S8 family peptidase: MRASLVLLHLLVCQALSAGAQDFPDQVAVRYASSDLAKGGSRKHTGYYLVKFREYPGESLHDYGVVKSFSQVHFILKKATFDSSLARRVVYVLQANDNWKASTNLLNLIAIRDSVELIVNAGAAPGYCRIIRRTGSNYIVSVLTAEWRNFIAQSIISFADVQRKAFPEQRINSADLSANAINTVQQAYPAIRGTDITVSLKEDLFDTTDLDLKGRFILTSQASANFSSHATIMATMIAGAGNNGEKGLGAAPQALLCPANYTYSLMPEDSAYMRDYKVSVQNHSYGTGIENYYGAEAVAYDEEVYHTDTVLHVFSSGNVGTSADTGSVYANLKGFANLTGTFKQAKNVLVVGASDDSLHVPGISSKGPAYDGRIKPELVAFGIDGSSGSAALTSGVSALLQQAYKQVYHSMPSAALVKAILINSANGNGISYSRGFGSLHALHAMQTLEQKRFLQGRDNGIFTIQVPAGVQRLKVTLAWNDPPAEANVSGALVNDLDVTVIAGGRQYLPWVLSSAPVLDSLSAAPHRSRDSLNNVEQITIDNPLAGEVQIIVAAHHLKVPNQAFYLAYGYEFKNSFEWQNPGSEEVMVAGNPVPVPLRWTSNVTAKGDLFCSYDKGTSWQRIATQLNTATGLFYWSIPDTFCAALLKYTTADTSFISDTFYLSPRPSLQIGYNCRDSAMIFWNSLSQAGAYELYHMGNTYLLPYTQTADTFLTISSATNSAYYAVSPLHTDGWTGLKSYATNYQLQGTGCYFKSLLATATDDGNVSLHLSLGTTYHLDHLYWERLSGNGYVTLDSGTVNTNTNYAYADENAKEGLLYYRVKLITTNGTVLYSDPASVYILRKHDYMLFPNPAAGTVTLLSKAVDNMQMQVFDMSGKLVLTRVIANLQESIPINGLVPGTYVCVLVNNGNKVFSQPLIKL, encoded by the coding sequence ATGAGAGCAAGCCTTGTTTTGTTACACTTATTAGTATGCCAGGCATTATCAGCAGGCGCCCAGGACTTCCCGGATCAGGTAGCTGTGAGGTACGCCAGCAGCGACCTTGCGAAGGGCGGATCGCGTAAACATACAGGTTATTACCTCGTAAAGTTCCGTGAATATCCCGGTGAATCACTGCATGATTATGGGGTGGTAAAATCATTCAGCCAGGTACATTTTATACTAAAGAAGGCAACCTTTGACAGCAGCTTAGCGCGACGCGTAGTGTATGTGTTGCAGGCGAATGATAACTGGAAGGCAAGTACGAATTTATTAAACCTGATTGCTATCCGGGATAGTGTTGAGTTGATTGTAAATGCGGGTGCTGCACCTGGGTATTGCCGTATAATACGGCGTACCGGATCGAATTATATTGTATCTGTATTGACTGCTGAGTGGCGTAATTTTATTGCACAATCTATTATCTCCTTTGCCGATGTACAACGGAAAGCATTTCCTGAACAAAGAATAAATTCAGCAGACCTTTCTGCAAATGCGATCAATACTGTGCAACAGGCATATCCTGCGATAAGAGGCACTGATATTACCGTGTCATTGAAAGAAGACCTGTTTGATACAACAGATCTTGATCTGAAGGGAAGATTTATTTTGACTTCGCAGGCATCTGCGAATTTTTCTTCGCATGCTACTATTATGGCAACAATGATAGCGGGTGCAGGGAATAATGGAGAGAAGGGATTGGGGGCAGCACCGCAGGCTTTGTTATGTCCTGCAAATTATACATATAGTTTAATGCCGGAGGACAGTGCTTACATGAGGGATTATAAAGTATCTGTACAGAATCATTCTTATGGTACGGGAATAGAGAATTATTATGGTGCAGAGGCAGTGGCGTATGATGAAGAAGTGTATCATACGGATACCGTATTACATGTTTTTTCTTCGGGCAATGTAGGTACGAGTGCTGATACGGGTAGCGTCTATGCGAACCTGAAGGGTTTTGCAAACCTGACAGGCACTTTTAAACAGGCAAAGAATGTATTGGTAGTGGGTGCAAGCGATGATTCACTGCATGTACCGGGCATCAGTTCGAAAGGGCCTGCATATGATGGGCGTATCAAACCTGAATTAGTGGCATTCGGAATAGATGGATCATCAGGATCAGCGGCGCTGACCAGTGGTGTATCTGCTTTGCTACAACAAGCTTACAAACAGGTGTATCATAGCATGCCTTCGGCAGCGCTGGTGAAAGCCATTTTAATTAATAGTGCAAATGGAAATGGAATTAGTTATAGCAGGGGCTTTGGTAGTTTACATGCATTGCATGCAATGCAGACTTTGGAACAAAAACGCTTTTTACAGGGCAGGGATAATGGCATCTTTACGATCCAGGTACCTGCAGGTGTACAGCGACTAAAGGTTACACTTGCATGGAATGATCCGCCTGCTGAAGCAAATGTTTCCGGCGCATTGGTCAATGACCTTGATGTAACTGTTATTGCAGGTGGTCGTCAATATCTTCCCTGGGTATTATCATCAGCGCCTGTATTGGACTCTTTATCTGCGGCCCCCCATCGTTCCCGGGATAGTCTGAATAATGTAGAACAGATTACGATTGATAATCCCCTTGCCGGCGAGGTGCAGATAATTGTAGCTGCACATCATTTAAAGGTACCAAATCAGGCTTTTTACCTCGCTTATGGCTATGAGTTCAAAAACTCCTTTGAGTGGCAAAATCCGGGGTCTGAAGAGGTAATGGTTGCTGGTAATCCTGTACCAGTTCCTTTACGATGGACTTCGAATGTGACGGCTAAAGGAGATCTGTTCTGCAGCTATGATAAGGGTACCAGCTGGCAGCGCATCGCCACTCAATTGAATACGGCTACGGGATTATTTTACTGGAGCATTCCTGATACTTTCTGCGCTGCACTATTGAAATATACAACTGCTGATACATCTTTCATCAGTGATACCTTTTATCTTTCTCCCCGCCCCTCCTTACAGATCGGTTATAATTGCAGGGACAGCGCGATGATCTTCTGGAATTCATTATCGCAGGCAGGCGCTTATGAGCTATATCATATGGGAAATACCTATCTCCTCCCCTATACGCAAACTGCAGATACATTCCTGACGATTTCTTCTGCTACGAATTCAGCCTATTATGCAGTAAGTCCGTTGCATACTGATGGATGGACGGGATTGAAAAGCTATGCTACCAATTACCAGTTACAGGGCACTGGCTGTTATTTTAAAAGTCTGCTGGCTACCGCAACAGATGATGGAAATGTATCTCTCCATCTATCCCTGGGCACCACTTATCACCTCGATCATTTGTATTGGGAAAGGCTTTCAGGAAATGGATATGTAACACTTGATTCAGGTACTGTTAATACAAATACAAACTATGCGTATGCAGATGAAAATGCAAAGGAAGGATTACTCTATTACAGGGTAAAACTGATCACCACAAATGGAACTGTGTTGTATTCAGATCCAGCCAGTGTATATATTTTACGAAAGCATGATTACATGCTTTTCCCGAATCCCGCAGCGGGTACTGTTACCCTATTGAGTAAGGCTGTTGATAATATGCAAATGCAGGTATTTGATATGAGCGGAAAGTTAGTTCTGACAAGAGTGATTGCTAACCTGCAGGAAAGCATTCCCATCAATGGGCTGGTGCCTGGTACTTACGTATGTGTATTGGTGAACAATGGGAATAAGGTCTTCTCTCAGCCATTAATAAAACTCTAA
- a CDS encoding pyridoxal phosphate-dependent aminotransferase, producing MKHLELAERLSRISEPQTIKMAKLSRELKAQGIDVVDLSIGEPDFDTPAHIREAAKKAIDEGFTHYTPVAGIADLRAAVVKKLQRDNNLEYLPEQIVVSTGAKQSIANAVLSVINPGDEVIIPTPYWVTYSELVKLCQGKVVFVPCSIENKFKITPAQLEAAITPKTKLFMFSSPCNPTGSVYSKEELKALAAVFAKYPGIYVLADEIYEYINYVGKHESIAQFEGMKERTLIINGLSKGFAMTGWRLGYLVAPTAVAKAAENIQSQFTSATCSITQKAAVAALNGPKDSADEMLAEFIKRKAFVFEQMSQIPGLKLINPDGAFYMFPDVSSFFGKSYDGEVVNNADDLCMYLLHKANVTFVTGSAFQQPNAIRISYAASMEKLQEGMKRLKAGLEKLA from the coding sequence ATGAAGCATTTGGAATTAGCAGAAAGGCTGTCAAGAATCTCTGAGCCACAAACGATCAAAATGGCTAAGCTGAGCCGTGAGTTGAAAGCGCAGGGTATAGACGTTGTAGATCTGAGTATTGGCGAACCTGACTTTGACACGCCTGCCCACATCAGGGAGGCAGCAAAAAAAGCCATCGACGAAGGCTTTACACATTACACACCGGTAGCTGGTATTGCAGATCTGCGTGCGGCGGTGGTGAAGAAACTGCAACGTGATAACAATCTGGAATATCTGCCCGAGCAGATTGTGGTATCGACCGGTGCCAAGCAAAGTATTGCCAATGCAGTACTGAGTGTAATCAATCCCGGTGATGAGGTGATCATCCCTACACCATATTGGGTTACTTATTCAGAATTAGTAAAACTCTGTCAGGGTAAGGTTGTGTTCGTACCCTGCAGTATCGAAAATAAATTTAAGATCACACCTGCGCAACTGGAAGCGGCGATCACGCCTAAGACTAAGTTGTTCATGTTCTCCTCTCCCTGCAATCCTACGGGATCTGTATATAGTAAGGAAGAACTGAAAGCGCTGGCAGCTGTATTTGCGAAGTATCCGGGTATCTATGTATTGGCTGATGAGATCTATGAATACATCAATTATGTAGGTAAGCATGAGAGCATTGCACAGTTCGAAGGTATGAAGGAACGTACGCTTATTATCAATGGTCTGAGTAAGGGCTTTGCGATGACAGGATGGCGTTTGGGCTACCTGGTAGCACCTACAGCTGTAGCAAAGGCAGCAGAAAACATCCAGAGCCAGTTCACTTCTGCTACCTGCTCTATTACCCAGAAAGCGGCAGTAGCAGCGCTGAATGGTCCAAAAGATTCTGCTGACGAGATGCTGGCTGAGTTCATAAAGAGAAAGGCTTTTGTATTTGAGCAGATGAGCCAGATACCTGGTCTGAAACTGATCAATCCGGATGGTGCATTTTATATGTTCCCGGACGTAAGCAGCTTCTTTGGCAAGTCTTACGACGGTGAGGTGGTGAATAATGCAGATGATCTGTGTATGTATCTCTTACACAAAGCGAACGTGACTTTCGTGACTGGTTCTGCTTTCCAGCAACCAAATGCGATCCGTATTTCTTATGCTGCGTCTATGGAGAAGCTGCAGGAAGGGATGAAGCGTTTGAAAGCGGGTTTGGAAAAACTGGCGTAA
- a CDS encoding LolA family protein produces MRKILFMSMLAGSVAMSGMAQTKTGSLGANDPKAKVILDNVSKKFSTFKTVVANFVLKVEGGKNSVADSKKGTVYVKGSKYKVNLEGQEIISDNKTSWTYQKDANEVTINNVDQSSTQLTPAKLFTNFYDKDYLYRLDAETTEKGKVYQNIEMTPTDKSKNVFKVIVSIDKKNQSISKMKMFEKNGNRYTYEITNFTPNTNLTDATFSFDPKKYPGVEVVDLR; encoded by the coding sequence ATGAGGAAAATTTTATTCATGAGCATGTTGGCAGGGAGTGTAGCAATGAGCGGCATGGCTCAGACAAAGACAGGTAGCCTGGGTGCAAATGACCCGAAAGCAAAGGTGATCCTGGATAATGTGAGCAAGAAGTTTTCAACCTTCAAGACTGTTGTAGCTAACTTCGTACTGAAAGTAGAAGGCGGCAAGAACAGCGTGGCAGATTCCAAGAAAGGAACTGTATATGTAAAAGGCAGCAAGTATAAAGTAAACCTGGAGGGTCAGGAAATCATTAGCGATAACAAGACTAGCTGGACCTACCAGAAAGATGCTAATGAGGTGACAATCAATAATGTAGATCAGAGCAGCACACAGCTCACACCTGCTAAGTTGTTCACTAACTTCTATGACAAGGATTACCTGTACCGCCTGGATGCAGAAACTACAGAAAAAGGTAAGGTGTATCAGAATATTGAGATGACACCTACAGACAAGTCTAAGAATGTTTTCAAGGTAATCGTGTCAATTGACAAGAAAAACCAGAGCATTTCAAAGATGAAAATGTTTGAAAAGAACGGTAACCGTTATACATACGAGATCACCAATTTCACGCCTAATACTAACCTGACGGATGCGACATTCAGTTTCGATCCTAAGAAGTATCCAGGGGTAGAAGTAGTGGACCTGCGATAG
- a CDS encoding M23 family metallopeptidase yields MFIYALLLLTFALALFSIFYTYTAAAAPISHNWSRLFAGLALGVFIYLYGTWVYLTIEAKYGFGICLLLALIIGFLRPKRGTRASQTWQIFFNLLFGTGLSLLSTLYFTGTTGKPETIEMAFPMKTGRYFVLQGGKGLPTNLFHYSLRGAIYAMDIVKLKPDGRRASKIFSKKLSDYEIFGDTLYSPCDGRVLKAYGNNPDNIPPDMSRGPNNTNQVIIETTNSYIFLGHMKEGSVIVHDGDLIKKGQPMGCVGNSGFSTEPHLHIQAHKKVPGIPWYQGPPLYIHFNGKGYLLYEVIRPKRVMMVKK; encoded by the coding sequence ATGTTTATTTACGCACTGTTATTACTCACTTTTGCCCTGGCCCTGTTCAGCATTTTCTATACTTATACAGCTGCCGCAGCCCCTATCAGCCACAATTGGTCGCGTCTTTTTGCCGGATTAGCATTGGGAGTATTTATTTATCTCTATGGCACCTGGGTATACCTGACTATCGAAGCCAAGTACGGGTTTGGTATCTGCCTCCTGCTGGCACTGATCATTGGTTTTCTGCGCCCTAAGCGGGGAACACGTGCTTCCCAAACCTGGCAGATCTTCTTCAATTTATTGTTCGGAACAGGTTTAAGCCTGCTGAGTACTCTCTACTTTACCGGCACCACCGGCAAACCTGAAACCATCGAAATGGCTTTCCCTATGAAAACAGGGCGATACTTCGTATTGCAGGGAGGTAAAGGATTACCCACCAACCTGTTTCATTACAGCCTGAGAGGGGCCATCTATGCGATGGATATCGTAAAACTGAAACCGGATGGCCGCCGTGCCAGTAAGATCTTCAGCAAAAAATTATCAGACTACGAAATCTTTGGTGATACCTTATATAGTCCCTGCGATGGCAGGGTATTGAAAGCCTATGGTAATAACCCTGACAATATACCGCCGGATATGAGCCGTGGTCCTAATAATACCAACCAGGTGATCATAGAAACCACGAATAGTTACATCTTTTTAGGACATATGAAGGAGGGAAGTGTGATCGTGCACGACGGAGACCTCATTAAAAAAGGACAGCCAATGGGCTGTGTAGGCAATTCAGGATTTAGTACGGAGCCTCACCTGCACATCCAGGCACATAAGAAAGTACCGGGTATTCCATGGTATCAGGGACCACCATTATATATCCACTTTAATGGAAAGGGTTATTTACTATACGAGGTAATCCGGCCTAAGAGAGTGATGATGGTAAAGAAATGA